In Salvelinus sp. IW2-2015 linkage group LG8, ASM291031v2, whole genome shotgun sequence, the sequence cTGTTGCAGTTCCTGGAAGGCAATGCTCAAGCATCTGGGGTTGAGATCCAGGTGGTGTTAGAGGACTACTGTGCTCATGTCAACAAACAGAAGACAGGCGGCGATCACAGCTCACCAGTAAGAGCTGATTGTGAATGTGTCATAGAAACTGAACATCACAACTCAGGCCAATGTgataaaatgtaatgttttgtgttCTCAGATCAAGCATCTCTGTGAGAAGAAGAACAAGCTTATAACACTCTTCTGGAGGGTCCAAATGAACTCCAGGAAATGCCCCCACTGCAAGTAAGTATAGACCATTCTGGTCAATTACCATTTATTTCATACCAGTTCTGTCCCGTGTGAAGATTCACACTGATTTTTACTGTTCCCAAAAAGGAGTGGCCGCTCACAAGTGCGTAGGGAGCACAACAGCAAACTGATTGTCACCTTGCCTGCGGCTATGTATAAAGATGGTGCCATCAAGGGACCGGATGAAGGTAATGCATACCATTCAATCTTCTGTTTCAAGATTGGTAATTTGGTAGAGGACTAAAAGATATTGAATAGTTGACATTTCTGTAACTCTGTTGTCCTGAATTGGAAAGTTGAATAAGTGCCCTTGGTCTCTTGTCCTTTTTCAGAAGATGGGATGGCTGGAAAACGTGGATACTTGACCCCTAGCACGGCACGGGATCACATCGCCAAACTGTGGGATAAAGAAGGTTTCTTCCTGAAGTGCTTGTTCTCTGGACTGGAGGAGTTGGAGAGCTCACCCGATGGCTTTTACCCGGACCTTTTCTTCCTGGAGCTTATGGTGGTCCCTCCATGCAGGTGAGGAATCTCTCAGAGAACAGCCTTACAATTTGTGGGTTTGTTTTGAATGTAGTTATTTGCTTCTCTTAGTTATTGATAAGATAGTGTCTGGAATTGCATCACAAAAACCTCCTAGTTGTGAAGCTTTCCAGTAACTTATGAGAGTAACCCTCTTGTTTTCCCCAGGTATCGGCCCATTAACCGTCTGGGAGACCAGATGTTCACTAACGGCCAGACGGTTAACATGCAGGCAGTGATGAAGGACAGTGGCGTTATCCAGAAGCTCCTAGCACTTCTAGCTGGAGAGaagctgaaggaaaagcagttgGAGCTGGAGGAGGTATGTGAACCGATGGAGTGGGGTCGCATTTGCtctttaaacattattttgagggaatgaaaaggtcaaaggtgatTTGATTTTCCATGTATGTATATAAATTAACCTTTTATTAGTTTGTCATCTCGTACTGTATTGTTGATTTGATTCTCTTTTACCTCACTAAGTgttaagaaatgtaaaaaaacatacagaacatttgggaaaaaacaacaaaagcaaaGTCAAGACACAAACACAGCTCCACATTCCTAGAAATATATATCTGGGTCTTTTGCATGAAATAAAGTTAACCAATTGTGTGTTAAGTGTTGCCATTCCTCTGTACTCTAAATTTAAAGGTACTGGAAGCCGACCCGTCTCAGACAGACCAGGCCTTCCTGGCAGGGATCCCCGGTGCCACACTCACAGATAAACTCTACAACACCTGGATTCGGCTCCAGAGTCACGTCAACATAGTCTTTGACAGTGACATGGACAAACTGATGACGGAGAAGTACCCTGGCATTCGTCAGGTATGTTTTCCCATGGAAATCTCTTGCCACCTGCTCCATATATGCAGCCTTTTAGCCAAAGGGAGTGAAAAATGTCAGTGTACCTTCATCTTCCAACCCATAAATTTTTTGTTCATGCTGTTACTGTTTTCTCTTTCAGATCTTAGAGAAGAAGGACGGTTTGTTCAGGAAGCACATGATGGGTAAACGTGTGGACTATGCAGCACGCTCTGTTATTTGTCCTGACATGTACATTGGGACCAATGAGATTGGAGTACCCATGGTAAGAGTCATTGCCTTTGCCTGCATTCTGCATGTCCATTGATAGTTGGAGCATTGTGTGAGCTCGCATGATAAACTCCATCTGTTTTGCTACAGGTGTTTGCCACCAAGCTGACTTACCCCCAACCTGTGACGCCTTGGAATGTTAAGGAGCTGAGGCAGGCAGTTCTGAATGGTCCCAATGTTCACCCTGGGGCCTCCATGGTCATTAACGAGGACGGCTCCCGCACCATCCTGAGCAGTACtaacctcacccagagagaggCCATCGCCAAGCAGCTCCTCACACCCTGCACCGGGCAGCACATGATGCCCATGAAGATAGTAAGGCCCATCTTTCTAACACCACTTACACCAGCCGTTTCCTCTCCCTATCTAATGGTTCCTTGATTCCTTATTAACCTTGATTCCTTAATTCATTTTTATTGTACTCATATACTTTCCCACTAAAATGTAACTTCATTAAAGATGATATAACTAGTCTCCTTCCGCATTTCATCTTTCTATTATATTTGCTATCTATTGAGCAATGTTCATATTCTCATAGGTGAATCGTCACATCAAGAATGGCGACGTCCTGCTCCTCAACCGGCAGCCAACACTGCATCGGCCGTCCATCCAGGCTCACTGCGCCCGCATCCTGCCAGGGGAGAAAGTGTTAAGGCTTCACTACGCTAACTGTAAGGCCTACAACGCTGACTTTGATGGGGATGAGATGAATGCCCATTTCCCTCAGAGTGAACTGGGCAGGGCTGAGGCCTACACACTCGTCAGCACTGACCAGCAGTACCTTGTGCCCAAGGTGAATGCTCATTGCTCAGCCttactaaatgtatttttttgcaaacataCAAATTCCTTATTCTTGAGAGGAATTTAATGATGTTGTATGTTTGATAGATAAGCTATTGTTTGCTCACCCTCAACACCTACTGTTGCTGTACAGCCTCACTGCCTTGTCTCTGTCCCCCAGGATGGGAAGCCTCTGGCGGGTCTGATCCAGGATCACATGGTGTCAGGCACTAGGATGACCATCCGCGGCTGCTTCTTCTCCCGTGACCAGTACACTGAGCTGGTCTACCGAGGTCTGACCGACAAGGTCGGCAGAGTCAAGCTGCTGCCGCCCGCCATACTCAAACCATTCCCTCTCTGGACTGGGAAACAGGTGCAGAAGGACCTACCCATGGGTTGAGAGGTTTAGTAGGTCATAATTCATAATTGTACAGGTAATAACACAGGTGTCCTTTGTCATTCAGGTGGTGTCTACACTACTGATGAACGTCATTCCAGGAAACCACATCCCTCTGAACCTGACAGGGAAGGCCAAGATCCCCAGTAAGGCCTGGATCAAGGAGTCTCCACGCTGTGTTCCTGgctacaagcctgaaaccatgtgtGACTCCCAGGTCAGACTGTTCACTAACAGTACTACTCAACTTACCAATGTTGCACATGTACCCACCTTGATTTGATGTATTATTAGTGTCATAGTTTGTATTAGCTGTATGttaaaccattttttttactttgtgcAATGCACACCTAGTCCTAGACTTTGCCATTAACTGTGTCTGATCCTGCAGGTGATCTTCCGTCAGGGAGAGTTGCTGGTGGGGGTGTTGGACAAGGCCCACTATGGCAGCTCAGCATACGGCCTGGTCCACTGCTGCTACGAGCTGTATGGAGGAGAGACCAGTGGTAAACTCCTCAGCTGCCTGGCTCGCCTCTTCACTGCCTACCTCCAGCTGTACCGGGGCTTCACTATGGGTAAGGCATGGGCTTCATCCCAACTtcaaccttattccctatatagcccactacttttgacaaacGTAGTGcccaatatagggaatagggtgctatttgggaccaTACTAACAGGTGTTCTAGATCTATCTGAACAGACTCAGGGATCCATCACAAGGCCCTTTCAAAATCGAAGGGTTATTTATTGAATGCATTTCAGGTGTGGAGGATATCTTGGTGAAACTAGGAGCCAACAGACAGAGAAAGCAGATCATAAAAGAGTCTGTCACGTGTGGGACTAAGGTAAAGATGCCAGTATCAATCAGTTGATCCACATGTGCCAGGAACAAATAAACAAATTGAATGACATGCATTAGTGTGGCAGTAACAGTTGTTTGCTCTGGtgtaacccaggccctgcaggcAGCCTTTAACCTGCCTGACACCGTGGATGAGAGTGAGGCTAGGGGCCGCTGGCAGGACGCCCACCTCAACCCAGACCAGAGAGACTTCAATATGGTGGACCTCAAGTTTAAGGAGGTGGCCAATCAGGTCAACAACGACATCAACAAGGTGAGCTACATGGGAGTTTGCGTTGTTTGATTTGCTCATCCTTCAGTTTTGTGAAGAGGTTACCATCAGATGGTAGTCATCATCTGTTTGCGTGTGACTgtcaggccatcattgtaaagaagaatataTTCCTTAGTGGTCCTCTGTAgcacagttggtagagcatggttcttccaatgccaggatagtggatTCGATTCCCGGGACCCTCACCCATACGTAAAACATGTATGCACACATCACTAtaagtcgctttggatgaaaGTTTCTGCATATATTTCTAATTGACTTTGATAGGAAAGTTGATAGGAGTTCCTGGTAGCAGAAAACACTGTTAACTGCTGTACGGTTTTGACTGATGATATTTTCTCCTGCCAGGTGGTCATGCCCCTGGGTCTCCACTGCAGCTTCCCTGAGAACAACCTCCAGCTGATGGTGCAGTCTGGGGCTAAAGGCTCCACTGTCAATACCATGCAGGTACTCCTTTAAGGAACCAAACAGACATCGAACCATAAACAGATATGCATTTTGTCTCCATGTGTACCAATCATAACTTGATGAGTacgtttcttttgtttttttagatCTCGTGTTTGCTGGGTCAGATTGAGCTAGAGGGCCGACGTCCTCCCCTGATGCCTTCTGGGAAATCTCTGCCATGCTTCCAGCCGTACGAAAGTTCGCCCCGCTCTGGAGGTTTTGTGTCTGGCAGGTTCCTGACAGGAATCAAGCCCCCGGTACGTGACTTCTCTCTGCCCCAAGTTGTGTGTTTGATTGTTCCACTTCATAATTGAAGGTCTCTGAATGTTCATGATTCATTATTGCAGGAGTTTTTCTTCCATTGCATGGCTGGCCGGGAGGGTCTGGTAGATACAGCTGTTAAGACCAGTCGATCAGGGTACCTTCAGAGGTGAGCTGGCATTACAGAAGTCTGAACGTTTTTACAGAAGTGTTaatgtctacgtcccaaatggcaccctattccctatatagtacacagcTTTCGACCAGAGTCCTGTGGGATTCACACAATATTTAAATTTCCCCCTTTCTGAACTGACTCATTGTGGTTCCAGATGTGTGATCAAACACCTGGAGGGCCTGGTGGTTCAGTATGACCTGACTGTGAGGGACAGTGACGGCAGCGTGGTCCAGTTTCTTTATGGAGAGGATGGCCTGGACGTCCCCAAGACACAGTTCCTCCAGCCAAGGCAGTTTCACTTCATACAGGACAACTATGAGGTAGGATTTGGCGCTGCTCTAGTCAACTGATCCTGTTTTCTAAAGTGTTTATTGAGACTGAAAGCACGTCTTTATTTCAAGACCGTCCATGGCAAACATTACatccataatttttttaaagattaCTTTTTGCAGCATCCATTTAGAATTTCCCGTTACTCACAGGTCATCAGAAAGTCCAAGTGCTTGGATGAGGTCCTGGCCAAACTGGACCCTCAGGCTGCCACCAACCATTTCAAAGCCATCAGGAAGTGGAAAGCCAAGAGGGAGCATCTTTCTCCCAGGGAGGGGGCCTTCCTGCTCTTCTCCCAGAAGAAACTGAAGAAGGCAGAGCGCCAGGCTCTGGAGAACCTGGCCAATGGCAGGGATACTGCCACTCTGAAAGTAATGTATTGTCCCACTGCTGCAACACTGCAATGTTATCAGATGAAATATCCCTCCACAACTATATACCATTTTTTTGCGATGTATTATTTGTCGTTCTACTTTTTCAGTGTGACATATCAAACTCTGTGGTAGTTTGCTGTTTTGTTAAACATTCTAATATGTTACCTTCCCATGTTTCTTAGTTGGTGGATAGATGGAGTTCTCTAGACCAGGACAGCAGATCTAAGTACCTGAAGAAGACTTCACACTGTCCTGAGCCCTGCCTGAGCCTGTTCAGGCCTGACATCTCATTTGGGTCAGTGTCAGAGACGTTTGACAGCATTGTGGAGTCCTATCTAAAGGACATCCAAGTCAAGCAGTTACCCGAGGGAAGCTCGAAGAACCTTGATGCACAAAGGTGAGATTTCAATCCAGATCATCTATATTGCATATAGTATTTACCTAAATGGACATtttagaggggcggcaggtagcctagtggttagagagttgggccagtaaccgaaaggttgctagatcgaatccctgagctgacaaggtaaacatttgtcattctgctcctgaacaaggcagttaacccactgttcttaggccatcactgtaaataagaatttgttcttaactgacttgccaagttaaataaaggtaaaataaagaaTAATACGTCTTCtaaaaatgacaaactttagatgTAGAAACTAAGATTGGGCTGTTGTACATAATTTTAGAAGCCATTGTAGCTACTGTATTTTTTACTGAGTGCTTAGGTTATGTCATGGTCTCCACTCTGTCTATGCAGACTGAAGCATCTGCTGCAGCTGAAGTGGCAGCGAGCCCTGTGTGACCCAGGGGAGGCGGTGGGTCTGCTGGCTGCTCAGAGCATAGGAGAGCCCTCCACTCAGATGACCCTCAACACCTTCCACTTTGCCGGCAGGGGGGAGATGAACGTTACCCTCGGTATCCCAAGGTACAGTATGGTCTCCCCTGGAATATAATGGTGCAATGACTCTTTGCCAGAATAAAATGTATAAACTCTGGACATTAGTGGCTGAATATTGTCTCTGTCACCCACAGGCTTAGAGAAATATTGATGATTGCCAGTTCCAGCATCAAGACTCCGATGATGAGTATTCCTGTGTTAAACAGTAAAAAAGCCATCAAGCGGGTGAAGACACTAAGGAAGAAGCTGACTCGCGTGTGTCTAGCTGAGGTTATTACATTGGCTCTATTTACTTACCGTTTATGAACCATTACATCCCAAAGTAATTCAATCGTTactaccatagaaatataatacatttttttatggttATCACTCCATTCTTGTGTTTCAATGAATTGTGAGTGAGAGTCATTATTCTGTCCATTGTTGTTCAAAGGTGTtgcacaaagtggatgtcctGGAGACACTCCGGGTGAAGAACAAACAACAGAAGGACCGCGTCTTCAAGATCATCTTCCGCTTTCTTTCCCCAGAGCGCTACCAGGAAGACAAGATGCTGACTCCCCATCAGATCCTCCACTACATGGAGAACAGGTGAGCTATTATAACCAGCGCTGGGCCCACACATTCTCTTGCCAACACaacctatgtgtgtgtgagaatcaGATCACGGTTACTAGTCCGACAAATGTACTTCCGTGTTGTCGGTCTGAACCAATGTAAGGCGTTCTTTGCTACCTTGTCTTTTCCAGATTCTTCCGCCTACTACTGGAGGCCATTAAGAAGCGCAATACCAAGCTGGCCTCTATCAACGCAGTGGAAACACGCAAGGCTACAGTACGAGATAATGACCAGGATGTAGGGGACTCCTCAGCTAGACAGGTGTGTTAAACAAGCATGGACTTTTCCCTATTCATCTGTTCCTTTCAGCCATAGCTTTACATTTGGCTTTAAAGCCTGGACTTAATCATTACTAAAGTGGCCATTGTTCTTAAATGTAGAATTATGCTACTTTTGTCCCAATTTTAATTTGTGTAAGTAATTTCTTTGTTGtaggagagtggagaagaggagggggaggaggagagcaggattGTGGACGACGTGGGGAATGAGGGAGACGCTGACGCCTCGGATGCGAAAAGGAGAGAGAATCAGGAGGAGGAAGTGGATTatgagagtgaggagggagaggatctggtggaggaaaaagaggaccaggcagaggagaACTCTGAAGAGGTGCCTGATGAGGTGCCCGGTGACCTGGCCACTGCAGAGCCTGGTGGTGCTGGGGCAAGGAAGAGATCAAAGcagaaaagcacacacacacaggacagcatGAGGGTCAACACTGTGCTGGAAACTAGTTCCAGCATCGAGGACTATTCCTATGACAGCCAGCAGGGTCTCTGGTGTGAGGTATGTACCCCAAGTCTGTGCCCTTCTGTCTGATTTTGGAATATTACTTTTTGGGTTTAAGATACTAAAATACTTATTTCAGCCAATGGTTGCCTCATTGATGGTCCACATTGTTTCTCACGAAACCAAGTATTTGACTTGAATATAAATGTTTTGAATGTGGATTGAGTGGAGTTTTGCATTTCTCTGTTTGTCAGGTTACGCTCGTCCTGCCTGTCAGCAAGGTGCACTTTGACCTGACGTCGCTGGTGGTGGCCGTGGCCCAAAATGCAGTGGTGATGGAGACTAAGGGCATCACCAGATGTCTGCTCAGTGAGGTCACTAAGAAAGATGGCTCCAAGGCGCTGGAGCTCAAAACTGAGGGCATCAACATGCACGAGCTGTTTAACCACAGTGAAGTGAGTGATAATCCACAAACTTTCACATGTATAGAGTACTTGTACAGTAAAAACATAATTTCTTCATGTGGATATCTTTGTTTATACATTCTATGCTATACTGTTTTAATCTCAGATTCTTGATGTGAATCGGCTGTACTCCAATGAGGTCCACGCCATGGCAAACACGTACGGCATTGAGGTGGCCCTGAGAGTCATTGAGAAGGAAATTAAAGATGTCTTCGCTGTCTATGGTACAAACAGGCTCACAACTTCTTTAGCTATCTACTAATTTCCCAACAACAGGCTCTGGAGAGCTGTGTGATCTCCTCTCTgagtctctctgctctcctttcctGTGCAGGTATTGAGGTGGACCCCAGGCATTTATCCTTGGTGGCAGACTACATGTGTTTTGAGGGCGTGTACAAACCTCTCAACCGCTTCGCCATCCAGTCCAACTCCTCTCCACTGCAACAGATGACCTTCGAGACGAGCTACAAGTTCCTGAAGCAGGCCATTATGCAGGGTAGGCATTATTACACAACACATCTGTAGGCTGTACACATAATACAACAGGAGATGTAATACATCATAAAACAAATAGAGCAATACATGGTCTGCCCCTCATTAGTTGTTGGTTTAACGAGGTGTCTGGTCTTTGCTCTCTCAACAGGCTCCCATGATAAGTTGGTCTCTCCCTCAGCTTGCTTAGTGGTGGGTAAGGTTGTAAAAGGAGGGACCGGGATCTTTGATCTCAAGCAGCCATTGCAATAAATGTTGTTAAATGCATCAGGTACCCAGGAAGGAAGTGAATGCACCAGTTCACTGCACGTGCCATTGTTATGACAATGAGGAAAGggacagtttttttatttgttgtatGTTGTCTTATATTTGACTATTAAATATGTCTTGAAGTGGTTATTGTATGGCCTCTATTTGAATACATTTGAATCACACGGTCTGTTTGGGTGTGGAGTCAAAATAGCTTTGGTTTCCAAGGCTAAAGGAAGACCAATGCATGCCATGTAGTATCGATACCAGAAGCAGCTGTTGATATTGGAACCTATTTGTATGAATTGTATTTGTGACTCCAAATAGAGCACAGAGATTCTATTTTTCTCCcccatctttatttaaccaggtaggctagttgagaacaagttctaatttgcaactgcgacctggccaagataaagcatagcagttcgacacataaaacaacacagttacacatggaataaacaaaacatacataatacagtagaaaaaaagaaaacaagtctatatacagtgagtgcaaattatGTAAGATacgggagttaaggcaataaataggccaaacaAAGTAATTACactatagcaattaaacactgggatggtagatgtgcagaagatgaatgtgcaagtagagatactggggtgcaaaataaataaatacagtatggggatgaggtagttggatgggctgtttacagattggctatgtgcagtgatctgtgagctgctctgacagctggtgcttaaagctagtgagggagatatgagtctccagcttcagtgatttttgcagttcgttccagtcattggcagcagagaactggaaggaaaggcagccaaatgaggaattggctttgggggtggccagtgagatatacctgctggagcgtgtgcaaTGAGTGGgtgatgctatggtgaccagtgagctgagataaggtggggctttacctagcagagacttgtagatgacctggagccagtgggtttggcgacgagtatgaagcgagggtcagccaacgagagcgtacaagtcgcagtggtgggtagtatatggggctttggtgacaaaacggatggcactgtgatagactgcatccaatttgttgagtagagtgttggaggctattttgtaaatgacatcgccgaagtcgaggattggtaggatggtcagttttacaagggtatgtttggcagcttgagtgaaggatgctttgttgcgaaataggaag encodes:
- the polr1a gene encoding DNA-directed RNA polymerase I subunit RPA1 codes for the protein MHFGKEVPWRRLEGLTFGMYSAEEIRKLSVKNITNFRFLDNVGNVAPNGLYDLSLGPADSKEVCSTCMQDFNNCPGHLGHIELPLPVYNPLFFDKLYLLIRGSCLNCHMLSCPRAAIHLLLNQLKLLDVGALQEVYELEHVLNQFLEGNAQASGVEIQVVLEDYCAHVNKQKTGGDHSSPIKHLCEKKNKLITLFWRVQMNSRKCPHCKSGRSQVRREHNSKLIVTLPAAMYKDGAIKGPDEEDGMAGKRGYLTPSTARDHIAKLWDKEGFFLKCLFSGLEELESSPDGFYPDLFFLELMVVPPCRYRPINRLGDQMFTNGQTVNMQAVMKDSGVIQKLLALLAGEKLKEKQLELEEVLEADPSQTDQAFLAGIPGATLTDKLYNTWIRLQSHVNIVFDSDMDKLMTEKYPGIRQILEKKDGLFRKHMMGKRVDYAARSVICPDMYIGTNEIGVPMVFATKLTYPQPVTPWNVKELRQAVLNGPNVHPGASMVINEDGSRTILSSTNLTQREAIAKQLLTPCTGQHMMPMKIVNRHIKNGDVLLLNRQPTLHRPSIQAHCARILPGEKVLRLHYANCKAYNADFDGDEMNAHFPQSELGRAEAYTLVSTDQQYLVPKDGKPLAGLIQDHMVSGTRMTIRGCFFSRDQYTELVYRGLTDKVGRVKLLPPAILKPFPLWTGKQVVSTLLMNVIPGNHIPLNLTGKAKIPSKAWIKESPRCVPGYKPETMCDSQVIFRQGELLVGVLDKAHYGSSAYGLVHCCYELYGGETSGKLLSCLARLFTAYLQLYRGFTMGVEDILVKLGANRQRKQIIKESVTCGTKALQAAFNLPDTVDESEARGRWQDAHLNPDQRDFNMVDLKFKEVANQVNNDINKVVMPLGLHCSFPENNLQLMVQSGAKGSTVNTMQISCLLGQIELEGRRPPLMPSGKSLPCFQPYESSPRSGGFVSGRFLTGIKPPEFFFHCMAGREGLVDTAVKTSRSGYLQRCVIKHLEGLVVQYDLTVRDSDGSVVQFLYGEDGLDVPKTQFLQPRQFHFIQDNYEVIRKSKCLDEVLAKLDPQAATNHFKAIRKWKAKREHLSPREGAFLLFSQKKLKKAERQALENLANGRDTATLKLVDRWSSLDQDSRSKYLKKTSHCPEPCLSLFRPDISFGSVSETFDSIVESYLKDIQVKQLPEGSSKNLDAQRLKHLLQLKWQRALCDPGEAVGLLAAQSIGEPSTQMTLNTFHFAGRGEMNVTLGIPRLREILMIASSSIKTPMMSIPVLNSKKAIKRVKTLRKKLTRVCLAEVLHKVDVLETLRVKNKQQKDRVFKIIFRFLSPERYQEDKMLTPHQILHYMENRFFRLLLEAIKKRNTKLASINAVETRKATVRDNDQDVGDSSARQESGEEEGEEESRIVDDVGNEGDADASDAKRRENQEEEVDYESEEGEDLVEEKEDQAEENSEEVPDEVPGDLATAEPGGAGARKRSKQKSTHTQDSMRVNTVLETSSSIEDYSYDSQQGLWCEVTLVLPVSKVHFDLTSLVVAVAQNAVVMETKGITRCLLSEVTKKDGSKALELKTEGINMHELFNHSEILDVNRLYSNEVHAMANTYGIEVALRVIEKEIKDVFAVYGIEVDPRHLSLVADYMCFEGVYKPLNRFAIQSNSSPLQQMTFETSYKFLKQAIMQGSHDKLVSPSACLVVGKVVKGGTGIFDLKQPLQ